The Epinephelus lanceolatus isolate andai-2023 chromosome 11, ASM4190304v1, whole genome shotgun sequence genome window below encodes:
- the LOC117261904 gene encoding rap1 GTPase-activating protein 2-like isoform X4, whose product MKSAHFFDMMDKMEQVPEAAEMKTIPPRQKDDYIPYPRIEEVLERGEPYPQVILPEFGGYWIEDPEAPPPPAPPPASLEIKGEEEEGAGTEKEDRPPGDYGYRLEEISEAARAYRKHFLGREHLNFSCSSSSVGNLLLSVRHEEEKEQESLHVIIRSRVKSIYHRLSLTELPDIPSVPELAKLLCDDAAGLRFSPVLYPKASQLIVNYDEHEVNNTFKFGVIYQRFGQVSEEELFRNNEETPAFTEFLQLLGDTVELQDFRGFRGGLDVSHGQTGSQSVYTVHRQQEIMFHVSTKLPFTEGDTQQLQRKRHIGNDIVAVVFQEEATPFVPDMIASNFLHAFILVQVEEPCSDTTSYKVSVTAREDVPLFGPPLPNPAVFKKGPEFREFLLTKLINAELACYKSDRFARLEERTRAALLDTLHDELHRRSQSMLGLTSGLEEDGRAENGHAHGGLLESIKRAMRGRSVSMETMSRGGAGLPTSLSGGGLAHISIECNVKSPVKRRSGLFPRLLSVDSQTEKHNLRSLLSEQRSFDSCHPTLEVRSELPSNPSSPEAGQRDRPHIKKESSKISRSTSSTCSFSVPADDTHLLAQAALVEGQSSAPLIICRSPTEVKNKNSPRSNLKFRFDKLSHSAAQGN is encoded by the exons CAGGTGCCAGAAGCTGCTGAGATGAAGACAATCCCTCCAAGACAGAAg GATGACTACATTCCTTATCCGAGGATCGAGGAG gtgTTGGAGAGGGGCGAGCCGTATCCTCAGGTCATCCTGCCGGAGTTCGGAGGTTACTGGATCGAGGATCCTGAGGCTCCTCCGCCTCCTGCACCTCCTCCCGCCTCCCTGGAGATcaaaggggaggaggaggagggggcaggAACAGAGAAGGAAGACAGACCCCCAGGGGATTATGGGTACAGACTGGAGGAGATCAGTGAGGCTGCCCGGGCGTACAGGAAGCACTTTCTAGGCAGG GAACATTTGAACTTCTCCTGCTCATCAAGCAGTGTTGGaaatctgctgctgtctgtgagacacgaggaggagaaggagcaggAGTCCCTTCATGTGATCATCAG GTCTCGGGTGAAAAGCATCTACCACAGATTGTCCCTGACAGAGCTGCCCGACATCCCCAGTGTACCAGAGCTCGCCAag CTGCTGTGTGACGACGCTGCAGGTCTGCGCTTCAGCCCCGTCCTCTACCCCAAG gCATCTCAGCTGATTGTGAACTACGATGAACATGAGGTGAACAACACCTTCAAGTTTGGAGTCATTTACCAGAGATTTGGACAG GTGTCTGAGGAGGAGCTGTTCAGGAACAACGAGGAGACGCCGGCCTTCACCGAGTTCCTGCAGCTGCTGGGAGACACGGTGGAGCTGCAGGACTTCAGAGG GTTTCGGGGAGGTCTGGACGTGTCTCACGGTCAGACGGGCTCTCAGTCCGTCTACACCGTCCACCGACAGCAAGAGATCATGTTCCACGTCTCAACCAAACTGCCCTTCACTGAGGGAGACACACAGCAG CTCCAGAGGAAACGCCACATAGGAAATGACATCGTGGCGGTGGTGTTCCAGGAAGAGGCCACACCTTTTGTCCCCGACATGATCGCCTCCAACTTCCTGCATGCCTTTATCCTGGTGCAGGTGGAGGAGCCCTGCTCTGACACCACCTCGTACAAG GTGTCCGTCACAGCACGAGAAGACGTCCCTCTGTTTGGCCCGCCCCTCCCGAACCCAGCTGTTTTTAAGAag gGTCCAGAGTTCAGAGAGTTCCTTCTCACCAAACTCATCAACGCAGAGCTGGCGTGCTACAAGAGTGACCGTTTCGCCCGGCTGGAG gAGCGTACCCGGGCCGCCCTGCTGGACACCCTCCATGATGAGCTGCACAGACGTTCCCAGAGCATGCTGGGATTGACGTCAGGTCTAGAGGAGGATGGGCGAGCTGAGAACGGACACGCCCACGGTGGTCTGCTGGAGTCCATcaag AGGGCGATGCGAGGGAGGAGCGTCTCCATGGAGACCATGTCACGGGGCGGGGCAGGTCTGCCCACCAGTCTGAGTGGGGGGGGTCTGGCTCACATCAGCATTGAG tGTAACGTGAAATCTCCTGTGAAGAGACGTTCAGGACTTTTTCCTCGTCTGCTGAGCGTCGACAGccaaacagagaaacacaaccTGAGGAG CCTCCTCAGCGAGCAGAGGAGCTTCGACAGCTGCCACCCGACACTGGAGGTGAGGTCAGAGCTGCCGTCCAATCCCAGCTCTCCAGAGGCGGGACAACGGGACAG GCCTCACATAAAGAAGGAGAGCAGTAAGATCTCCAGATCGACATCCAGCACCTGCAGCTTCAGCGTCCCGGCTGACGACACACACCTG ctcgCCCAGGCTGCgctggttgaaggtcaaagttcagctCCGCTCATCATCTGTCGCAGCCCCACAG aggtgaaaaataaaaactctccCAGATCCAACCTCAAGTTTCGCTTTGACAAGTTGAGTCACTCGGCTGCA caggGGAACTAA
- the LOC117261904 gene encoding rap1 GTPase-activating protein 2-like isoform X1, whose translation MLRRKRSVSFGGFGWIDKSTVSALRARKQELLTISNVAVGDCPPSPPRTAPPTMKSAHFFDMMDKMEQVPEAAEMKTIPPRQKDDYIPYPRIEEVLERGEPYPQVILPEFGGYWIEDPEAPPPPAPPPASLEIKGEEEEGAGTEKEDRPPGDYGYRLEEISEAARAYRKHFLGREHLNFSCSSSSVGNLLLSVRHEEEKEQESLHVIIRSRVKSIYHRLSLTELPDIPSVPELAKLLCDDAAGLRFSPVLYPKASQLIVNYDEHEVNNTFKFGVIYQRFGQVSEEELFRNNEETPAFTEFLQLLGDTVELQDFRGFRGGLDVSHGQTGSQSVYTVHRQQEIMFHVSTKLPFTEGDTQQLQRKRHIGNDIVAVVFQEEATPFVPDMIASNFLHAFILVQVEEPCSDTTSYKVSVTAREDVPLFGPPLPNPAVFKKGPEFREFLLTKLINAELACYKSDRFARLEERTRAALLDTLHDELHRRSQSMLGLTSGLEEDGRAENGHAHGGLLESIKRAMRGRSVSMETMSRGGAGLPTSLSGGGLAHISIECNVKSPVKRRSGLFPRLLSVDSQTEKHNLRSLLSEQRSFDSCHPTLEVRSELPSNPSSPEAGQRDRPHIKKESSKISRSTSSTCSFSVPADDTHLLAQAALVEGQSSAPLIICRSPTEVKNKNSPRSNLKFRFDKLSHSAAQGN comes from the exons CAGGTGCCAGAAGCTGCTGAGATGAAGACAATCCCTCCAAGACAGAAg GATGACTACATTCCTTATCCGAGGATCGAGGAG gtgTTGGAGAGGGGCGAGCCGTATCCTCAGGTCATCCTGCCGGAGTTCGGAGGTTACTGGATCGAGGATCCTGAGGCTCCTCCGCCTCCTGCACCTCCTCCCGCCTCCCTGGAGATcaaaggggaggaggaggagggggcaggAACAGAGAAGGAAGACAGACCCCCAGGGGATTATGGGTACAGACTGGAGGAGATCAGTGAGGCTGCCCGGGCGTACAGGAAGCACTTTCTAGGCAGG GAACATTTGAACTTCTCCTGCTCATCAAGCAGTGTTGGaaatctgctgctgtctgtgagacacgaggaggagaaggagcaggAGTCCCTTCATGTGATCATCAG GTCTCGGGTGAAAAGCATCTACCACAGATTGTCCCTGACAGAGCTGCCCGACATCCCCAGTGTACCAGAGCTCGCCAag CTGCTGTGTGACGACGCTGCAGGTCTGCGCTTCAGCCCCGTCCTCTACCCCAAG gCATCTCAGCTGATTGTGAACTACGATGAACATGAGGTGAACAACACCTTCAAGTTTGGAGTCATTTACCAGAGATTTGGACAG GTGTCTGAGGAGGAGCTGTTCAGGAACAACGAGGAGACGCCGGCCTTCACCGAGTTCCTGCAGCTGCTGGGAGACACGGTGGAGCTGCAGGACTTCAGAGG GTTTCGGGGAGGTCTGGACGTGTCTCACGGTCAGACGGGCTCTCAGTCCGTCTACACCGTCCACCGACAGCAAGAGATCATGTTCCACGTCTCAACCAAACTGCCCTTCACTGAGGGAGACACACAGCAG CTCCAGAGGAAACGCCACATAGGAAATGACATCGTGGCGGTGGTGTTCCAGGAAGAGGCCACACCTTTTGTCCCCGACATGATCGCCTCCAACTTCCTGCATGCCTTTATCCTGGTGCAGGTGGAGGAGCCCTGCTCTGACACCACCTCGTACAAG GTGTCCGTCACAGCACGAGAAGACGTCCCTCTGTTTGGCCCGCCCCTCCCGAACCCAGCTGTTTTTAAGAag gGTCCAGAGTTCAGAGAGTTCCTTCTCACCAAACTCATCAACGCAGAGCTGGCGTGCTACAAGAGTGACCGTTTCGCCCGGCTGGAG gAGCGTACCCGGGCCGCCCTGCTGGACACCCTCCATGATGAGCTGCACAGACGTTCCCAGAGCATGCTGGGATTGACGTCAGGTCTAGAGGAGGATGGGCGAGCTGAGAACGGACACGCCCACGGTGGTCTGCTGGAGTCCATcaag AGGGCGATGCGAGGGAGGAGCGTCTCCATGGAGACCATGTCACGGGGCGGGGCAGGTCTGCCCACCAGTCTGAGTGGGGGGGGTCTGGCTCACATCAGCATTGAG tGTAACGTGAAATCTCCTGTGAAGAGACGTTCAGGACTTTTTCCTCGTCTGCTGAGCGTCGACAGccaaacagagaaacacaaccTGAGGAG CCTCCTCAGCGAGCAGAGGAGCTTCGACAGCTGCCACCCGACACTGGAGGTGAGGTCAGAGCTGCCGTCCAATCCCAGCTCTCCAGAGGCGGGACAACGGGACAG GCCTCACATAAAGAAGGAGAGCAGTAAGATCTCCAGATCGACATCCAGCACCTGCAGCTTCAGCGTCCCGGCTGACGACACACACCTG ctcgCCCAGGCTGCgctggttgaaggtcaaagttcagctCCGCTCATCATCTGTCGCAGCCCCACAG aggtgaaaaataaaaactctccCAGATCCAACCTCAAGTTTCGCTTTGACAAGTTGAGTCACTCGGCTGCA caggGGAACTAA
- the LOC117261904 gene encoding rap1 GTPase-activating protein 2-like isoform X2 — translation MLRRKRSVSFGGFGWIDKSTVSALRARKQELLTISNVAVGDCPPSPPRTAPPTMKSAHFFDMMDKMEVPEAAEMKTIPPRQKDDYIPYPRIEEVLERGEPYPQVILPEFGGYWIEDPEAPPPPAPPPASLEIKGEEEEGAGTEKEDRPPGDYGYRLEEISEAARAYRKHFLGREHLNFSCSSSSVGNLLLSVRHEEEKEQESLHVIIRSRVKSIYHRLSLTELPDIPSVPELAKLLCDDAAGLRFSPVLYPKASQLIVNYDEHEVNNTFKFGVIYQRFGQVSEEELFRNNEETPAFTEFLQLLGDTVELQDFRGFRGGLDVSHGQTGSQSVYTVHRQQEIMFHVSTKLPFTEGDTQQLQRKRHIGNDIVAVVFQEEATPFVPDMIASNFLHAFILVQVEEPCSDTTSYKVSVTAREDVPLFGPPLPNPAVFKKGPEFREFLLTKLINAELACYKSDRFARLEERTRAALLDTLHDELHRRSQSMLGLTSGLEEDGRAENGHAHGGLLESIKRAMRGRSVSMETMSRGGAGLPTSLSGGGLAHISIECNVKSPVKRRSGLFPRLLSVDSQTEKHNLRSLLSEQRSFDSCHPTLEVRSELPSNPSSPEAGQRDRPHIKKESSKISRSTSSTCSFSVPADDTHLLAQAALVEGQSSAPLIICRSPTEVKNKNSPRSNLKFRFDKLSHSAAQGN, via the exons GTGCCAGAAGCTGCTGAGATGAAGACAATCCCTCCAAGACAGAAg GATGACTACATTCCTTATCCGAGGATCGAGGAG gtgTTGGAGAGGGGCGAGCCGTATCCTCAGGTCATCCTGCCGGAGTTCGGAGGTTACTGGATCGAGGATCCTGAGGCTCCTCCGCCTCCTGCACCTCCTCCCGCCTCCCTGGAGATcaaaggggaggaggaggagggggcaggAACAGAGAAGGAAGACAGACCCCCAGGGGATTATGGGTACAGACTGGAGGAGATCAGTGAGGCTGCCCGGGCGTACAGGAAGCACTTTCTAGGCAGG GAACATTTGAACTTCTCCTGCTCATCAAGCAGTGTTGGaaatctgctgctgtctgtgagacacgaggaggagaaggagcaggAGTCCCTTCATGTGATCATCAG GTCTCGGGTGAAAAGCATCTACCACAGATTGTCCCTGACAGAGCTGCCCGACATCCCCAGTGTACCAGAGCTCGCCAag CTGCTGTGTGACGACGCTGCAGGTCTGCGCTTCAGCCCCGTCCTCTACCCCAAG gCATCTCAGCTGATTGTGAACTACGATGAACATGAGGTGAACAACACCTTCAAGTTTGGAGTCATTTACCAGAGATTTGGACAG GTGTCTGAGGAGGAGCTGTTCAGGAACAACGAGGAGACGCCGGCCTTCACCGAGTTCCTGCAGCTGCTGGGAGACACGGTGGAGCTGCAGGACTTCAGAGG GTTTCGGGGAGGTCTGGACGTGTCTCACGGTCAGACGGGCTCTCAGTCCGTCTACACCGTCCACCGACAGCAAGAGATCATGTTCCACGTCTCAACCAAACTGCCCTTCACTGAGGGAGACACACAGCAG CTCCAGAGGAAACGCCACATAGGAAATGACATCGTGGCGGTGGTGTTCCAGGAAGAGGCCACACCTTTTGTCCCCGACATGATCGCCTCCAACTTCCTGCATGCCTTTATCCTGGTGCAGGTGGAGGAGCCCTGCTCTGACACCACCTCGTACAAG GTGTCCGTCACAGCACGAGAAGACGTCCCTCTGTTTGGCCCGCCCCTCCCGAACCCAGCTGTTTTTAAGAag gGTCCAGAGTTCAGAGAGTTCCTTCTCACCAAACTCATCAACGCAGAGCTGGCGTGCTACAAGAGTGACCGTTTCGCCCGGCTGGAG gAGCGTACCCGGGCCGCCCTGCTGGACACCCTCCATGATGAGCTGCACAGACGTTCCCAGAGCATGCTGGGATTGACGTCAGGTCTAGAGGAGGATGGGCGAGCTGAGAACGGACACGCCCACGGTGGTCTGCTGGAGTCCATcaag AGGGCGATGCGAGGGAGGAGCGTCTCCATGGAGACCATGTCACGGGGCGGGGCAGGTCTGCCCACCAGTCTGAGTGGGGGGGGTCTGGCTCACATCAGCATTGAG tGTAACGTGAAATCTCCTGTGAAGAGACGTTCAGGACTTTTTCCTCGTCTGCTGAGCGTCGACAGccaaacagagaaacacaaccTGAGGAG CCTCCTCAGCGAGCAGAGGAGCTTCGACAGCTGCCACCCGACACTGGAGGTGAGGTCAGAGCTGCCGTCCAATCCCAGCTCTCCAGAGGCGGGACAACGGGACAG GCCTCACATAAAGAAGGAGAGCAGTAAGATCTCCAGATCGACATCCAGCACCTGCAGCTTCAGCGTCCCGGCTGACGACACACACCTG ctcgCCCAGGCTGCgctggttgaaggtcaaagttcagctCCGCTCATCATCTGTCGCAGCCCCACAG aggtgaaaaataaaaactctccCAGATCCAACCTCAAGTTTCGCTTTGACAAGTTGAGTCACTCGGCTGCA caggGGAACTAA
- the LOC117261904 gene encoding rap1 GTPase-activating protein 2-like isoform X3: MLRRKRSVSFGGFGWIDKSTVSALRARKQELLTISNVAVGDCPPSPPRTAPPTMKSAHFFDMMDKMEDDYIPYPRIEEVLERGEPYPQVILPEFGGYWIEDPEAPPPPAPPPASLEIKGEEEEGAGTEKEDRPPGDYGYRLEEISEAARAYRKHFLGREHLNFSCSSSSVGNLLLSVRHEEEKEQESLHVIIRSRVKSIYHRLSLTELPDIPSVPELAKLLCDDAAGLRFSPVLYPKASQLIVNYDEHEVNNTFKFGVIYQRFGQVSEEELFRNNEETPAFTEFLQLLGDTVELQDFRGFRGGLDVSHGQTGSQSVYTVHRQQEIMFHVSTKLPFTEGDTQQLQRKRHIGNDIVAVVFQEEATPFVPDMIASNFLHAFILVQVEEPCSDTTSYKVSVTAREDVPLFGPPLPNPAVFKKGPEFREFLLTKLINAELACYKSDRFARLEERTRAALLDTLHDELHRRSQSMLGLTSGLEEDGRAENGHAHGGLLESIKRAMRGRSVSMETMSRGGAGLPTSLSGGGLAHISIECNVKSPVKRRSGLFPRLLSVDSQTEKHNLRSLLSEQRSFDSCHPTLEVRSELPSNPSSPEAGQRDRPHIKKESSKISRSTSSTCSFSVPADDTHLLAQAALVEGQSSAPLIICRSPTEVKNKNSPRSNLKFRFDKLSHSAAQGN, encoded by the exons GATGACTACATTCCTTATCCGAGGATCGAGGAG gtgTTGGAGAGGGGCGAGCCGTATCCTCAGGTCATCCTGCCGGAGTTCGGAGGTTACTGGATCGAGGATCCTGAGGCTCCTCCGCCTCCTGCACCTCCTCCCGCCTCCCTGGAGATcaaaggggaggaggaggagggggcaggAACAGAGAAGGAAGACAGACCCCCAGGGGATTATGGGTACAGACTGGAGGAGATCAGTGAGGCTGCCCGGGCGTACAGGAAGCACTTTCTAGGCAGG GAACATTTGAACTTCTCCTGCTCATCAAGCAGTGTTGGaaatctgctgctgtctgtgagacacgaggaggagaaggagcaggAGTCCCTTCATGTGATCATCAG GTCTCGGGTGAAAAGCATCTACCACAGATTGTCCCTGACAGAGCTGCCCGACATCCCCAGTGTACCAGAGCTCGCCAag CTGCTGTGTGACGACGCTGCAGGTCTGCGCTTCAGCCCCGTCCTCTACCCCAAG gCATCTCAGCTGATTGTGAACTACGATGAACATGAGGTGAACAACACCTTCAAGTTTGGAGTCATTTACCAGAGATTTGGACAG GTGTCTGAGGAGGAGCTGTTCAGGAACAACGAGGAGACGCCGGCCTTCACCGAGTTCCTGCAGCTGCTGGGAGACACGGTGGAGCTGCAGGACTTCAGAGG GTTTCGGGGAGGTCTGGACGTGTCTCACGGTCAGACGGGCTCTCAGTCCGTCTACACCGTCCACCGACAGCAAGAGATCATGTTCCACGTCTCAACCAAACTGCCCTTCACTGAGGGAGACACACAGCAG CTCCAGAGGAAACGCCACATAGGAAATGACATCGTGGCGGTGGTGTTCCAGGAAGAGGCCACACCTTTTGTCCCCGACATGATCGCCTCCAACTTCCTGCATGCCTTTATCCTGGTGCAGGTGGAGGAGCCCTGCTCTGACACCACCTCGTACAAG GTGTCCGTCACAGCACGAGAAGACGTCCCTCTGTTTGGCCCGCCCCTCCCGAACCCAGCTGTTTTTAAGAag gGTCCAGAGTTCAGAGAGTTCCTTCTCACCAAACTCATCAACGCAGAGCTGGCGTGCTACAAGAGTGACCGTTTCGCCCGGCTGGAG gAGCGTACCCGGGCCGCCCTGCTGGACACCCTCCATGATGAGCTGCACAGACGTTCCCAGAGCATGCTGGGATTGACGTCAGGTCTAGAGGAGGATGGGCGAGCTGAGAACGGACACGCCCACGGTGGTCTGCTGGAGTCCATcaag AGGGCGATGCGAGGGAGGAGCGTCTCCATGGAGACCATGTCACGGGGCGGGGCAGGTCTGCCCACCAGTCTGAGTGGGGGGGGTCTGGCTCACATCAGCATTGAG tGTAACGTGAAATCTCCTGTGAAGAGACGTTCAGGACTTTTTCCTCGTCTGCTGAGCGTCGACAGccaaacagagaaacacaaccTGAGGAG CCTCCTCAGCGAGCAGAGGAGCTTCGACAGCTGCCACCCGACACTGGAGGTGAGGTCAGAGCTGCCGTCCAATCCCAGCTCTCCAGAGGCGGGACAACGGGACAG GCCTCACATAAAGAAGGAGAGCAGTAAGATCTCCAGATCGACATCCAGCACCTGCAGCTTCAGCGTCCCGGCTGACGACACACACCTG ctcgCCCAGGCTGCgctggttgaaggtcaaagttcagctCCGCTCATCATCTGTCGCAGCCCCACAG aggtgaaaaataaaaactctccCAGATCCAACCTCAAGTTTCGCTTTGACAAGTTGAGTCACTCGGCTGCA caggGGAACTAA
- the LOC117261904 gene encoding rap1 GTPase-activating protein 2-like isoform X5 yields MPHDHCKQELLTISNVAVGDCPPSPPRTAPPTMKSAHFFDMMDKMEQVPEAAEMKTIPPRQKDDYIPYPRIEEVLERGEPYPQVILPEFGGYWIEDPEAPPPPAPPPASLEIKGEEEEGAGTEKEDRPPGDYGYRLEEISEAARAYRKHFLGREHLNFSCSSSSVGNLLLSVRHEEEKEQESLHVIIRSRVKSIYHRLSLTELPDIPSVPELAKLLCDDAAGLRFSPVLYPKASQLIVNYDEHEVNNTFKFGVIYQRFGQVSEEELFRNNEETPAFTEFLQLLGDTVELQDFRGFRGGLDVSHGQTGSQSVYTVHRQQEIMFHVSTKLPFTEGDTQQLQRKRHIGNDIVAVVFQEEATPFVPDMIASNFLHAFILVQVEEPCSDTTSYKVSVTAREDVPLFGPPLPNPAVFKKGPEFREFLLTKLINAELACYKSDRFARLEERTRAALLDTLHDELHRRSQSMLGLTSGLEEDGRAENGHAHGGLLESIKRAMRGRSVSMETMSRGGAGLPTSLSGGGLAHISIECNVKSPVKRRSGLFPRLLSVDSQTEKHNLRSLLSEQRSFDSCHPTLEVRSELPSNPSSPEAGQRDRPHIKKESSKISRSTSSTCSFSVPADDTHLLAQAALVEGQSSAPLIICRSPTEVKNKNSPRSNLKFRFDKLSHSAAQGN; encoded by the exons CAGGTGCCAGAAGCTGCTGAGATGAAGACAATCCCTCCAAGACAGAAg GATGACTACATTCCTTATCCGAGGATCGAGGAG gtgTTGGAGAGGGGCGAGCCGTATCCTCAGGTCATCCTGCCGGAGTTCGGAGGTTACTGGATCGAGGATCCTGAGGCTCCTCCGCCTCCTGCACCTCCTCCCGCCTCCCTGGAGATcaaaggggaggaggaggagggggcaggAACAGAGAAGGAAGACAGACCCCCAGGGGATTATGGGTACAGACTGGAGGAGATCAGTGAGGCTGCCCGGGCGTACAGGAAGCACTTTCTAGGCAGG GAACATTTGAACTTCTCCTGCTCATCAAGCAGTGTTGGaaatctgctgctgtctgtgagacacgaggaggagaaggagcaggAGTCCCTTCATGTGATCATCAG GTCTCGGGTGAAAAGCATCTACCACAGATTGTCCCTGACAGAGCTGCCCGACATCCCCAGTGTACCAGAGCTCGCCAag CTGCTGTGTGACGACGCTGCAGGTCTGCGCTTCAGCCCCGTCCTCTACCCCAAG gCATCTCAGCTGATTGTGAACTACGATGAACATGAGGTGAACAACACCTTCAAGTTTGGAGTCATTTACCAGAGATTTGGACAG GTGTCTGAGGAGGAGCTGTTCAGGAACAACGAGGAGACGCCGGCCTTCACCGAGTTCCTGCAGCTGCTGGGAGACACGGTGGAGCTGCAGGACTTCAGAGG GTTTCGGGGAGGTCTGGACGTGTCTCACGGTCAGACGGGCTCTCAGTCCGTCTACACCGTCCACCGACAGCAAGAGATCATGTTCCACGTCTCAACCAAACTGCCCTTCACTGAGGGAGACACACAGCAG CTCCAGAGGAAACGCCACATAGGAAATGACATCGTGGCGGTGGTGTTCCAGGAAGAGGCCACACCTTTTGTCCCCGACATGATCGCCTCCAACTTCCTGCATGCCTTTATCCTGGTGCAGGTGGAGGAGCCCTGCTCTGACACCACCTCGTACAAG GTGTCCGTCACAGCACGAGAAGACGTCCCTCTGTTTGGCCCGCCCCTCCCGAACCCAGCTGTTTTTAAGAag gGTCCAGAGTTCAGAGAGTTCCTTCTCACCAAACTCATCAACGCAGAGCTGGCGTGCTACAAGAGTGACCGTTTCGCCCGGCTGGAG gAGCGTACCCGGGCCGCCCTGCTGGACACCCTCCATGATGAGCTGCACAGACGTTCCCAGAGCATGCTGGGATTGACGTCAGGTCTAGAGGAGGATGGGCGAGCTGAGAACGGACACGCCCACGGTGGTCTGCTGGAGTCCATcaag AGGGCGATGCGAGGGAGGAGCGTCTCCATGGAGACCATGTCACGGGGCGGGGCAGGTCTGCCCACCAGTCTGAGTGGGGGGGGTCTGGCTCACATCAGCATTGAG tGTAACGTGAAATCTCCTGTGAAGAGACGTTCAGGACTTTTTCCTCGTCTGCTGAGCGTCGACAGccaaacagagaaacacaaccTGAGGAG CCTCCTCAGCGAGCAGAGGAGCTTCGACAGCTGCCACCCGACACTGGAGGTGAGGTCAGAGCTGCCGTCCAATCCCAGCTCTCCAGAGGCGGGACAACGGGACAG GCCTCACATAAAGAAGGAGAGCAGTAAGATCTCCAGATCGACATCCAGCACCTGCAGCTTCAGCGTCCCGGCTGACGACACACACCTG ctcgCCCAGGCTGCgctggttgaaggtcaaagttcagctCCGCTCATCATCTGTCGCAGCCCCACAG aggtgaaaaataaaaactctccCAGATCCAACCTCAAGTTTCGCTTTGACAAGTTGAGTCACTCGGCTGCA caggGGAACTAA